The Phacochoerus africanus isolate WHEZ1 chromosome X, ROS_Pafr_v1, whole genome shotgun sequence genome has a segment encoding these proteins:
- the GPR119 gene encoding glucose-dependent insulinotropic receptor, whose protein sequence is MESSSLFGVILAVLASLIIAANALVAMAVLSLIHKNDGIGLCFTLNLAVADTFLGLAISGLVSDQLSSPARPTQKTLCSLRMAFVTSSAAASVLTVMLITFDRYLAIKQPLRYFQMMNGLVAGACIAGLWLVSYLIGFLPLGIHVFQQTTYKGPCSFFAVFHPRFVLTVSCVGFFPALLLFVFFYCDMLKIASTHSQQIRKTEHTGATAGAHRPPRTPSDFKAVRTVAILIGSFTLSWTPFFITSIVQVVCQECNLYLVLERYLWLLGVGNSLLNPLIYAYRQKEVRQQFSQMALGMKKGLAAFLLLLSARNGGPERPRESSRHITTISQSELDG, encoded by the coding sequence ATGGAGTCATCTTCCTTATTTGGAGTGATCCTTGCTGTCTTGGCCTCCCTCATTATTGCTGCTAATGCCTTAGTGGCCATGGCTGTGCTGTCATTGATCCACAAGAATGATGGGATCGGTCTCTGCTTCACCTTGAATCTGGCTGTGGCTGACACCTTTCTTGGCCTGGCCATCTCTGGCCTAGTCTCAGACCAGCTCTCCAGCCCGGCTCGGCCCACACAGAAGACCCTGTGCAGCCTTCGGATGGCATTTGTCACTTCTTCAGCAGCTGCCTCTGTCCTCACCGTCATGCTGATTACCTTTGACAGGTACCTTGCCATCAAGCAGCCCCTCCGCTATTTCCAGATGATGAATGGGCTTGTGGCTGGGGCCTGCATTGCCGGACTGTGGTTGGTGTCTTACCTCATTGGCTTCCTCCCACTCGGGATCCACGTATTCCAGCAGACCACCTACAAGGGGCCCTGCAGCTTCTTTGCCGTGTTTCACCCTCGCTTCGTGCTGACCGTCTCCTGCGTTGGCTtcttcccagccctgctcctctttgtcttcttctaCTGTGACATGCTCAAGATTGCCTCCACGCACAGCCAGCAGATCCGCAAGACAGAGCACACAGGGGCCACGGCCGGGGCTCACCGGCCCCCACGGACTCCCAGTGATTTCAAGGCTGTCCGCACTGTGGCCATTCTCATTGGCAGCTTCACTCTGTCCTGGACCCCGTTCTTTATCACGAGCATTGTGCAGGTGGTCTGCCAGGAGTGCAACCTCTACCTAGTGCTGGAACGGTACCTGTGGCTGCTGGGTGTGGGCAACTCCCTGCTCAACCCACTCATCTATGCCTATAGGCAGAAGGAGGTACGGCAACAGTTCTCCCAGATGGCCCTGGGAATGAAGAAAGGGCTCGCTgcattcctcctccttctctcggCCAGGAATGGTGGCCCAGAGAGGCCCAGGGAAAGTTCCCGTCACATTACTACCATCTCCCAGTCAGAGCTTGATGGCTAA
- the RBMX2 gene encoding RNA-binding motif protein, X-linked 2 produces the protein MRLAASPGSRFLGAEGEPAEMNPLTKVKLINELNEREVQLGVAEKVSWHSEYKDSAWIFLGGLPYELTEGDIICVFSQYGEIVNINLVRDKKTGKSKGFCFLCYEDQRSTVLAVDNFNGIKIKGRTIRVDHVSNYRAPKDSEETDDVTKELQERGCGAHTPSQSSSESSEDDKPTKKHKKDKKEKKKRKKDKEKTDQEVLAEQPASSSSPRSKMTKEKDDPGSKKHSGKNSERGQKSESREVRKPHPSSLEVKTICHDGAEDRDWEPRKEKLKHEHKLSSKREEREEKNRDRDRGRGSDAHSSRHNGRSEGHSHRSRSGSRDKSHRHKRARHSRERESSNPSDRDRRHH, from the exons ATGCGTCTTGCAGCCTCTCCCGGAAGTCGCTTCCTAGGTGCTGAGGGCGAACCCGCGGAGATGAA CCCTTTAACTAAAGTGAAGCTGATCAACGAGCTGAATGAGCGTGAGGTCCAGCTGGGGGTGGCGGAGAAGGTGTCTTGGCACTCCGAGTACAAGGACAGCGCCTGGATCTTCCTGG GTGGACTTCCTTATGAGTTAACTGAAGGGGACATCATCTGCGTATTCTCACA atatgggGAGATTGTTAACATTAATCTGGTGCGGGACAAGAAGACTGGGAAATCCAAAGGATTCTGTTTCCTCTGCTATGAAGACCAGAGGAGCACAGTTCTGGCTGTTGACAATTTTAATGGGATAAAG ATCAAAGGAAGAACTATCCGAGTGGATCATGTGTCTAACTATCGGGCGCCTAAGGACTCAGAAGAAACAGATGATGTGACCAAAGAGCTCCAGGAGAGGGGCTGTGGGGCTCACACCCCCTCACAGAGTTCATCAGAGAGCTCTGAAGATGACAAACCcaccaaaaagcacaaaaaag acaaaaaggaaaaaaagaaaagaaagaaagacaaagagaagactGACCAGGAGGTCCTGGCAGAGCAGccagcctcctcttcctcacccaGAAGCAAGATGACGAAGGAAAAGGATGACCCTGGCTCTAAAAAGCACAGCGGCAAGAACTCAGAGAGGGGTCAGAAGTCAGAGTCCAGGGAGGTCCGGAAGCCGCACCCCAGCTCCCTTGAGGTCAAAACGATCTGCCACGATGGAGCAGAGGACCGGGATTGGGAGCCAAGGAAGGAGAAGCTCAAGCACGAACACAAGTTGTCAagcaagagggaagagagagaagaaaagaacagggATAGAGACAGAGGTCGAGGCTCAGATGCACATTCCAGCCGGCACAATGGGCGTTCTGAGGGGCATAGTCACAGAAGTCGAAGTGGGAGCCGAGATAAGTCCCACAGGCATAAAAGGGCCCGGCACTCCCGGGAGCGGGAGTCCTCTAATCCCAGTGACCGTGACCGCAGGCATCACTGA